Proteins encoded in a region of the Pirellulaceae bacterium genome:
- a CDS encoding DUF6288 domain-containing protein — MTVRSTLITIMLLIGIGSAAGESFYERPAIFSTRPNETKSLQSIKRFGPVGIGIDLIPPAFVMRISHIEEGSPAAATGKLSKGQIIKSINGQALANIDPRIQLGQILAKAEATDGKIRIVVKDQAEPIMVSIPILGSYSDTWPLNCPKSDKIVRQVADYLATPKSNKGIADIGMLFLLSTGEEQDLKIAHEWARKVTAPRYPWYLGYGGIPLCECYLRTGDQEILNNIQQWVDNAVKTQYLDGWIGRGGVSASYGNGHLNAAGTSVVTFLLLAKECGAEVPDHALMGALVHFYRYAGRGSNPYGDHRTEVGFVDNGKNGKLAFAMAAAAALTPDGEDSVYAAARDVCAMPSFYTTAFMLHGHTGGGIGEIWRSAAMGLLHERKPEQYREFMDNRQWHYDLSRRFDGSFGILGGSGYDKELWGIAYPLTYTIPRRTLRITGAPRTKFSRPYQLPKQPWGTQADNLFLSLKAVPDADGHAQDLSGETLAHDSSMPFLKRFHQSNEVSDELIRQYIHHQDHNIRFVAANKALGINSEYIGWRKPGGKVREELVIEFLTSQDPRVRRAMFMALHEILSREKRTELLTREVFDLAIQVLKDPAASWSVKDPALQVVGRAPADWVVSHVDHLISFLQQEDWWLQNAALTALTPVVADERCYRKVLPAIGELVRGNQRTALTTGLLPAIRAKIRAASPAVHQLATETLKETYTGYTGVRTAPGGQDISSTYDSHLEFIAASLADVPGGLDVLYEIARERFPHEILPYKQFFLSADPDQFGPKLRQAIVPIIQEELIPEFVGKNRELLRKLATVESQSGYPGSHRDQISQLVALYKRAGLDEFDWHIFADLRQAEWSYHSFEPIATEQIPFDQLITRYRPVTLPRGMENWYAPAFDPAVANWKTGKSPFAHFQGKLPQHPIHKCSSTCTGPNCYGGTKANTLWEKEVLLLRASPTIPPLKDGHRYRIRIHDGNHVGSGGGHIIYINGRPLVETKTCNGRGSGGQPKGSFITREFLDDFQGGQVTIAVKTFLRFNDKYKVKPSARIPQGKFSLHIEEMKLPPMSDDLVIKSATIVPMRCSEWQAVQDPDNRELQPDDYLFRWDGKFHANARMLGSWKLVTKVPEIINFDASKPTKPRRPLFSEMTLKDGGETNQPTWIWSGDRLMDLTRFQALRMHLKTVGNTDYLFVEAGGFSERQKLDWKSPWLVLKKSLD; from the coding sequence AATATCGACCCTCGCATTCAATTAGGCCAAATCCTCGCTAAGGCAGAAGCCACCGACGGGAAAATAAGGATTGTTGTTAAAGATCAAGCCGAACCCATCATGGTCAGCATCCCTATCCTTGGTTCCTACAGTGACACATGGCCACTGAATTGCCCCAAGTCCGACAAGATCGTGCGACAAGTCGCGGATTACCTCGCGACACCAAAATCCAACAAGGGCATCGCCGATATCGGAATGTTATTTCTGCTCTCAACGGGTGAGGAGCAGGATCTGAAGATCGCGCACGAATGGGCTCGAAAGGTAACAGCACCGCGTTATCCCTGGTATCTTGGCTACGGCGGAATTCCGCTTTGCGAATGTTATCTTCGAACAGGTGACCAAGAGATCCTCAACAACATTCAGCAATGGGTCGACAACGCGGTCAAGACCCAGTACCTCGACGGCTGGATCGGCCGAGGTGGTGTAAGTGCCTCTTACGGAAACGGACACCTCAATGCAGCCGGCACATCGGTGGTCACCTTCCTGCTATTGGCAAAAGAATGTGGCGCTGAAGTGCCCGATCACGCCCTCATGGGTGCGCTGGTTCACTTTTATCGTTATGCCGGTCGCGGCTCGAATCCCTACGGTGACCACCGGACTGAGGTTGGATTTGTCGACAATGGCAAAAACGGGAAACTGGCCTTCGCCATGGCTGCCGCCGCGGCGTTAACGCCGGACGGTGAAGATTCGGTCTACGCTGCGGCGCGCGACGTCTGTGCCATGCCTAGCTTCTACACCACCGCATTCATGCTCCACGGTCACACCGGCGGTGGCATTGGTGAAATCTGGCGTAGCGCAGCCATGGGACTGCTGCATGAAAGGAAGCCAGAGCAGTATCGTGAATTTATGGACAACCGCCAATGGCATTACGACCTGTCCCGACGCTTTGATGGTTCGTTCGGCATTCTTGGCGGGAGTGGCTACGACAAAGAATTGTGGGGAATTGCTTACCCGCTAACCTATACAATTCCGCGCAGGACGTTGCGTATCACCGGCGCACCGCGAACCAAGTTCTCACGACCTTATCAACTACCAAAACAACCTTGGGGTACCCAAGCCGACAATTTATTTCTGTCGCTCAAAGCCGTTCCCGATGCGGATGGCCACGCGCAGGATCTTTCTGGTGAAACCCTGGCACACGACTCCAGCATGCCATTCCTGAAACGATTCCACCAATCGAACGAGGTTAGCGATGAACTGATCCGTCAGTACATTCACCACCAGGACCACAACATCCGCTTCGTTGCTGCCAACAAAGCGTTAGGTATCAACAGTGAATACATCGGCTGGCGAAAACCCGGTGGAAAAGTGCGCGAAGAACTCGTCATCGAATTCCTGACCTCCCAGGATCCGCGCGTGCGCCGAGCAATGTTCATGGCTTTGCACGAAATCCTTTCGCGGGAAAAACGAACCGAACTGCTCACCCGAGAAGTCTTCGATCTCGCAATTCAAGTCCTCAAGGATCCTGCCGCATCGTGGTCGGTCAAGGATCCCGCACTTCAGGTAGTGGGTCGAGCTCCAGCGGACTGGGTCGTATCGCACGTCGATCATCTGATTTCTTTCCTTCAACAGGAAGACTGGTGGTTGCAGAATGCCGCGTTGACGGCGCTTACCCCCGTGGTTGCGGACGAACGTTGTTATCGAAAGGTGCTCCCTGCAATCGGCGAACTTGTCAGGGGCAACCAACGCACGGCCCTCACCACCGGCTTGTTGCCTGCTATCCGTGCGAAGATCAGGGCAGCCAGTCCGGCAGTGCACCAGTTGGCCACAGAAACCCTCAAGGAAACCTACACCGGCTATACCGGCGTAAGAACCGCACCCGGCGGGCAAGACATTTCCTCTACCTACGACTCGCATCTGGAATTCATTGCCGCCTCTCTGGCCGATGTGCCAGGTGGATTGGATGTGCTCTACGAGATCGCAAGGGAACGTTTTCCGCATGAGATTCTACCGTACAAACAGTTCTTCCTCAGCGCTGACCCCGACCAATTTGGCCCCAAACTTCGGCAAGCCATCGTTCCTATCATTCAGGAAGAATTGATTCCCGAATTTGTCGGCAAGAATCGGGAGTTACTACGAAAACTAGCGACCGTCGAATCGCAGTCGGGCTATCCGGGCAGTCACCGCGATCAGATTTCACAACTTGTTGCACTCTACAAGAGAGCGGGGCTGGACGAATTCGACTGGCACATCTTCGCCGATCTGCGACAGGCGGAATGGTCGTATCATTCGTTCGAACCGATCGCCACCGAACAGATACCTTTCGATCAACTCATCACGCGTTACCGTCCGGTCACTCTGCCCCGAGGTATGGAGAACTGGTACGCTCCAGCATTCGATCCGGCTGTGGCCAATTGGAAGACAGGAAAGAGCCCCTTTGCCCACTTCCAGGGAAAACTTCCTCAACACCCGATTCACAAGTGCTCGTCTACCTGCACCGGACCGAACTGCTATGGCGGCACCAAAGCGAATACGCTCTGGGAAAAAGAAGTTCTACTTCTGCGCGCTAGCCCCACCATTCCACCACTGAAAGACGGTCATCGCTATCGAATTCGCATCCATGATGGCAACCATGTCGGCTCCGGCGGTGGACATATCATCTATATCAACGGCCGTCCGTTGGTCGAAACAAAAACCTGCAACGGACGTGGCTCGGGAGGGCAACCCAAAGGATCCTTCATCACTCGAGAATTCCTCGATGACTTCCAAGGCGGCCAAGTCACGATCGCAGTTAAAACATTCCTCCGATTCAACGACAAATACAAGGTCAAGCCGAGCGCTCGCATTCCGCAAGGCAAGTTCAGCCTGCACATTGAGGAGATGAAACTGCCACCGATGAGCGACGATCTGGTTATCAAGTCAGCAACCATTGTTCCCATGCGGTGCTCCGAATGGCAGGCCGTACAGGATCCCGACAATCGAGAATTGCAGCCAGACGATTACTTGTTTCGCTGGGACGGCAAGTTCCACGCCAACGCACGGATGTTAGGCAGTTGGAAGCTTGTCACCAAGGTACCAGAAATCATCAATTTCGATGCGTCAAAACCAACAAAACCCCGGCGTCCGCTTTTTTCCGAGATGACCTTGAAGGATGGGGGCGAGACTAACCAGCCAACCTGGATTTGGTCCGGTGACCGTCTGATGGATCTAACGCGTTTCCAAGCACTAAGAATGCATCTGAAAACAGTCGGGAATACCGACTACCTGTTCGTCGAAGCAGGTGGCTTCAGCGAAAGACAAAAACTCGATTGGAAATCACCGTGGCTTGTATTGAAGAAGTCACTCGACTAA
- a CDS encoding sialate O-acetylesterase, whose product MKTTNLLIVFASLAFLLPVSAAKVPSQLPDPDDKPADATKPVQVYILAGQSNMVGMGNLQGAKNIYNGVYFSSDPAVPDGPMTIYRVGSYRTAPLRIYLPDGTRHDESIAEGLLEVPQQGVYRFQCGFGENSYNRLQVDGTEVYQRQLGGSPIQTELRLAAGKRYPFKISGFQAEPPRFWLEKTDLLGNGDLEAVAKREGKFPWLVNSDGQWTVRKDVYFQEARIAKEGKGSPLSTNSNGKSIGPELGFGHVLGTFHDEQVLLIKTAMGNRALGFDFRPPSSGRTDPANNFESLEYKLMIDGVRKTLENINKVVPDYQNQGYEIAGFAWFQGHKDSFSEELINEYEKHLVNLINDVRKEFKTPDLPVVVATVGFGGRNMQDKFLRILAAQMAVGDAKQHPEYNGTVTSIDTRNFWRSVENSPANQDYHYNRNAETYMLIGDALGRAMVKLKGGQAEPLPLRAFPEEAKTTKVVELSEADQTRAQRALRPILIDGIATSYAANPRYQKSLLEEIRGERPKRANQFLRGSMYGLLNCYRAVGINDYDWHPFGPNLNQVQWNYYSFDPPEKLATDKGNRFREVTYPEAMANWIAPEFDADQIGWQKGVQPFGQMDGKLAAISENCTSAFCRCGETPRTLWENEVLLVRSTIKIPPLQEGHRYRIVVGGAAHVNSGEGFAVYANGKLLAQSTTGVAVRQGGQPRGAVIYNDVRDAFQTGKVTIAAISFLRYNHPRHGIQPPRGHLTLQIEEQKLPPIAAANKSQPE is encoded by the coding sequence ATGAAAACAACAAATCTATTGATTGTCTTCGCCTCGCTGGCATTCCTTCTTCCCGTTTCTGCGGCAAAGGTGCCATCTCAATTGCCTGATCCCGACGACAAACCGGCTGATGCGACCAAGCCGGTCCAGGTCTACATTCTCGCCGGCCAGTCCAACATGGTCGGCATGGGCAACCTGCAAGGCGCAAAGAACATCTACAACGGTGTCTACTTCAGCTCGGATCCAGCAGTGCCCGATGGTCCGATGACGATCTATCGGGTCGGTAGCTATCGAACCGCGCCATTGCGAATCTATCTGCCAGATGGAACGCGCCATGACGAATCGATCGCTGAGGGACTGCTCGAAGTACCGCAACAGGGCGTCTATCGTTTTCAATGCGGGTTTGGAGAAAACTCCTATAACCGGCTGCAGGTCGACGGCACAGAAGTCTACCAGCGTCAGCTAGGCGGCTCACCGATTCAGACAGAACTCAGGCTCGCAGCTGGCAAACGATATCCCTTCAAGATTAGCGGCTTCCAAGCCGAGCCGCCGCGTTTTTGGCTCGAAAAGACTGACCTGCTGGGAAACGGCGACCTGGAAGCGGTCGCCAAGCGCGAAGGAAAATTTCCCTGGCTGGTCAACTCCGATGGCCAGTGGACAGTCCGAAAGGATGTTTACTTTCAGGAAGCGCGTATCGCCAAGGAAGGCAAAGGCTCGCCACTCAGTACGAATTCCAATGGCAAGTCAATCGGACCGGAACTGGGCTTCGGCCATGTATTGGGAACCTTCCATGACGAACAAGTGCTGCTGATCAAAACGGCCATGGGCAACCGTGCACTCGGCTTCGATTTCCGGCCCCCTTCGAGCGGTCGCACCGATCCGGCCAACAATTTTGAATCGCTCGAGTACAAGCTAATGATCGACGGGGTGCGAAAGACTCTCGAAAACATCAACAAAGTTGTGCCTGACTACCAGAACCAAGGTTATGAAATCGCAGGCTTTGCCTGGTTCCAAGGACACAAAGACAGTTTCAGCGAAGAGTTAATCAATGAATACGAAAAACATTTAGTCAATTTGATCAACGATGTCCGCAAGGAGTTCAAGACACCCGATCTACCGGTCGTTGTCGCCACGGTCGGATTTGGTGGACGAAACATGCAGGACAAATTCCTGAGGATCTTGGCAGCGCAAATGGCCGTCGGGGATGCAAAGCAACATCCCGAGTACAACGGCACAGTCACTTCCATCGACACGCGAAATTTTTGGCGCAGCGTCGAGAATTCACCGGCAAACCAAGATTACCACTACAACCGCAATGCCGAGACGTACATGCTGATCGGCGATGCACTTGGACGGGCGATGGTCAAATTGAAGGGTGGTCAAGCAGAACCTCTGCCGCTGAGGGCATTTCCCGAAGAAGCTAAAACCACGAAGGTAGTCGAGTTATCGGAAGCCGATCAAACACGGGCTCAACGTGCGCTGCGTCCAATCCTTATCGATGGCATTGCCACGTCGTACGCAGCCAACCCGCGCTATCAAAAATCCCTGTTGGAGGAGATTCGTGGTGAACGTCCCAAACGTGCAAACCAGTTCTTAAGAGGTTCGATGTATGGATTGTTAAACTGTTATCGAGCTGTAGGAATCAACGATTACGATTGGCACCCATTCGGTCCGAATCTGAATCAGGTACAGTGGAACTACTACAGTTTCGATCCCCCAGAAAAACTGGCGACTGACAAAGGTAACCGTTTCCGCGAAGTCACTTATCCCGAGGCAATGGCAAATTGGATTGCACCGGAATTCGATGCGGATCAAATTGGCTGGCAGAAAGGAGTTCAACCGTTCGGTCAAATGGATGGTAAATTGGCAGCGATTTCCGAGAACTGCACGTCTGCCTTTTGCCGCTGCGGTGAAACACCTCGTACGCTCTGGGAAAACGAAGTCTTACTGGTCCGCAGCACGATCAAAATCCCGCCACTACAAGAGGGGCATCGTTATCGCATCGTGGTGGGTGGCGCCGCCCATGTCAATTCGGGCGAAGGTTTTGCCGTTTACGCTAACGGAAAATTACTGGCTCAATCGACGACCGGTGTCGCTGTTCGGCAAGGCGGGCAACCACGTGGTGCCGTGATCTACAACGACGTCCGCGATGCGTTCCAAACCGGTAAGGTCACCATCGCGGCAATCAGCTTCCTGCGTTACAACCACCCTCGCCATGGCATTCAACCACCTCGCGGTCATCTCACTTTGCAGATTGAAGAGCAAAAATTGCCCCCCATTGCTGCAGCAAACAAAAGTCAACCAGAATGA
- a CDS encoding CotH kinase family protein: MRRLLTVVALLVVLCGQWIYAQLNGSEGPFNRSRARPDFIYQALDTDRDGALSEAEIEKVSDFLRTLDKDQDGALSSDELVPDFPPAGPGGRRGGGMGPNRPELKLLEKHDKDGSGYLDAAERQSALKEVEASNANSRRRPSRGPRGGAREPGRPGPKVAPDQVEVYPDQALYDPAVLRTLFIQFDSDNWEEEMAALKHTDVEMPATVIVDGKTYPMVGLSFRGQSSFSHLSAGLKRSLNLSMDLVDSDQRLYGYKTLNLLNCNGDSSMMSSALYSFVAQDFLPAPQANFVKVVINGESWGIYSNVQQFNKDFLKEHYRNSSGARWKVPGSPGADGGLRYLGDQLEGYKQRFEIKSKDKEKSWRALVNLCKLLNETPSSELSEAIEPILNVDGLLRFLAMDVALVNSDGYWTRASDYNLFLDSAGVFHVIPHDMNEAFVTRGPRGRRPGGERPGFGPPPGFGPPPGFGPPPGFGPPPDFDNGRPGELGEERRNDFRGPAERGDRRRGGSRGGRRGGGGGPGHGDATLDPLVGIDSDRMPLRSKILAVPAYRQKYLQYIRAIAEKKLDVEIIGPVIEGYRELLFDEVKADTRKLTSFDAFVSMSSGNSDPNGRPSPSLYTSLKERREFLLNHDEIKRVDSIEIDPDRFAPPAVTTNGPKPSIAISELLASNKKSSKDPQGDHEDWIELVNYGDDRVDLSGMYLSDDPTNMFKWRIPNGTVLEAGRYLVIWADEDGSDAGLHANFKLSSKGESVSLVSGETLVDKVEFDAQKTDVSSGWLDNSRETWCELTPTPGKPNQRFK; encoded by the coding sequence ATGCGCAGATTGCTTACCGTTGTGGCGCTTTTAGTAGTCCTCTGTGGACAATGGATTTATGCGCAGCTGAACGGATCAGAAGGGCCGTTTAATCGATCGAGAGCTCGGCCTGACTTCATTTATCAGGCACTTGATACGGATCGTGATGGGGCCTTGTCGGAGGCAGAAATCGAGAAGGTTTCTGATTTCTTGCGGACGTTGGACAAAGACCAGGACGGGGCCCTTAGCTCTGACGAATTAGTTCCGGATTTTCCTCCCGCTGGTCCGGGTGGGAGGCGAGGCGGCGGAATGGGGCCAAATCGACCAGAATTGAAACTGCTAGAAAAACACGACAAAGATGGCAGCGGTTATCTTGATGCTGCGGAACGTCAATCGGCATTGAAGGAAGTTGAGGCCTCTAACGCCAACAGTCGACGAAGGCCAAGCCGAGGTCCACGCGGTGGAGCACGCGAACCGGGGCGACCGGGCCCGAAGGTCGCTCCCGATCAGGTGGAAGTCTATCCCGACCAGGCACTCTATGATCCGGCGGTCCTGCGAACACTCTTCATCCAGTTTGATTCTGATAACTGGGAAGAGGAAATGGCTGCTCTGAAACACACCGATGTTGAGATGCCCGCAACCGTCATCGTTGACGGGAAGACGTATCCGATGGTTGGGCTAAGCTTTCGTGGCCAATCGTCCTTCAGTCACCTATCGGCCGGTCTAAAACGTTCACTCAATCTTTCGATGGACCTTGTCGATTCCGATCAACGATTGTACGGATACAAGACTCTTAACCTGCTTAATTGCAATGGCGATTCGTCAATGATGAGCAGCGCTCTCTACTCGTTCGTTGCGCAAGATTTTCTTCCTGCTCCCCAAGCGAACTTTGTCAAGGTCGTCATCAATGGTGAAAGTTGGGGGATCTACAGTAATGTGCAACAGTTCAACAAAGACTTTTTGAAGGAACACTATCGAAATTCGTCGGGGGCTCGCTGGAAAGTGCCAGGTAGTCCCGGAGCCGATGGTGGCTTGCGGTACCTGGGTGATCAACTCGAAGGTTATAAGCAACGGTTCGAGATTAAGTCGAAAGACAAAGAGAAGTCATGGCGTGCACTCGTCAATTTGTGCAAGCTACTGAACGAAACACCGAGCTCAGAACTGTCTGAAGCAATCGAGCCGATTCTGAATGTGGATGGCTTATTGCGTTTCTTGGCGATGGATGTTGCGCTGGTAAATAGCGACGGTTATTGGACAAGGGCCAGCGACTATAACTTGTTTCTTGATTCGGCCGGAGTCTTTCATGTTATACCTCACGATATGAACGAAGCCTTTGTGACACGCGGTCCGCGCGGACGCCGCCCGGGTGGCGAGCGTCCGGGTTTCGGGCCTCCCCCAGGTTTTGGTCCTCCTCCAGGTTTTGGGCCTCCCCCAGGTTTTGGTCCTCCTCCGGACTTCGATAATGGTCGGCCTGGGGAATTGGGCGAAGAGCGGCGGAATGATTTCAGAGGACCGGCGGAACGTGGCGATCGGCGACGCGGTGGCTCTCGAGGAGGTCGTCGAGGTGGAGGCGGAGGTCCAGGACACGGCGATGCGACGCTTGATCCTTTGGTAGGTATCGACAGTGATCGAATGCCGTTGCGGAGTAAGATCTTGGCCGTGCCGGCGTACCGCCAGAAGTATTTGCAGTACATACGAGCAATTGCCGAGAAAAAATTAGACGTCGAGATAATTGGACCGGTCATTGAGGGTTATCGAGAGCTGCTGTTCGATGAAGTGAAGGCAGACACTCGCAAGCTGACTAGCTTCGATGCTTTCGTTTCGATGTCGAGTGGGAACTCTGATCCGAATGGACGGCCAAGTCCCAGCCTCTACACTTCCTTGAAGGAGCGTCGAGAATTTCTACTGAATCATGATGAGATCAAGCGAGTTGACAGCATTGAAATTGATCCCGACAGATTCGCACCGCCAGCCGTGACGACAAACGGGCCAAAACCTTCCATCGCGATTAGCGAACTCTTAGCCTCCAATAAGAAAAGCAGTAAAGATCCCCAGGGCGACCACGAAGATTGGATTGAGTTGGTCAATTATGGCGACGACAGAGTCGATCTGTCTGGCATGTATTTGAGCGATGATCCGACGAACATGTTCAAGTGGCGAATTCCAAACGGTACCGTTTTAGAAGCCGGACGATATCTTGTTATCTGGGCAGATGAAGATGGAAGCGATGCGGGGCTCCACGCGAACTTCAAGCTGTCTTCAAAAGGTGAGTCGGTCTCATTGGTCTCAGGCGAAACGCTCGTCGATAAAGTCGAGTTCGACGCGCAAAAGACAGATGTTTCGTCCGGGTGGCTGGATAACTCGCGCGAAACATGGTGTGAGCTGACGCCGACTCCAGGCAAACCCAATCAACGATTTAAGTAG
- a CDS encoding FHA domain-containing protein, whose product MRGIETPGTEEAIAALIGFCIMTTITLRVLDGADRGQVYEDLEPPITIGREEGNGVQLNDDRVSRFHVKIQEDEDRLVLTDLESTNGTRVNGEDIQLRILRHGDLITVGRSVLLFGSRDEIAHRLAELRGAQQPAANTLDDEDAQKIKNASSLDFELHFGDDEDLQATMHVLQPPDLPGRLSPGQAAQLSELIEYLHIRIRRLLNSVEVDDEQERASLDMRQWQNLVDLQSRLSVYLRSIGNPSDEM is encoded by the coding sequence ATGCGTGGCATCGAAACACCGGGTACCGAAGAGGCGATTGCGGCGCTGATTGGCTTTTGCATCATGACCACTATCACGTTGAGGGTACTGGACGGCGCTGATCGAGGCCAAGTCTACGAGGACTTGGAGCCGCCGATCACGATTGGCCGAGAGGAAGGAAATGGCGTCCAACTGAATGACGATCGCGTCAGCCGCTTTCACGTCAAAATCCAGGAGGATGAAGATCGATTGGTGCTGACGGACCTGGAAAGCACCAATGGGACTCGAGTCAATGGCGAAGATATACAACTCCGTATTCTGCGACACGGCGATCTGATCACCGTTGGCCGAAGTGTGCTGTTGTTCGGCTCACGGGATGAGATTGCACATCGATTGGCCGAGTTGCGTGGCGCGCAACAACCTGCAGCCAACACACTGGACGATGAAGACGCTCAAAAAATCAAAAACGCAAGTTCCCTTGATTTCGAATTGCACTTCGGCGACGACGAAGATTTGCAGGCAACCATGCACGTTCTGCAACCTCCGGACCTTCCGGGGCGTCTTTCTCCCGGACAAGCTGCCCAGTTGTCTGAGCTAATCGAATATTTACACATTCGTATTCGACGATTGCTCAACAGCGTAGAAGTGGACGACGAACAAGAACGAGCTTCGCTTGATATGCGGCAATGGCAAAACTTAGTCGATTTGCAGTCACGTCTTTCGGTTTATCTTCGCTCGATCGGCAATCCGAGCGACGAAATGTAA